A genomic stretch from Paraburkholderia dioscoreae includes:
- a CDS encoding polysaccharide pyruvyl transferase family protein, whose product MKDSIRKPVLQLDDASGPSPSTGVSVDNQNIRGTGAKMTDAVLKPLQLGLALRRRLGRWRRLHGVRRWQDYQRAMTGETAVCSYIGWVGHGNVGDDALYEAFRDVLFPKLLMTLEDDVSALSWVARRRQEVAPTLLGGGTLINVMPYYDALVRAHSKGAPFAVFGTGVSDSTFWSRFPEHKLRGGAALWPDLLREARYIGVRGPRSAESLDRQGIRNVEIIGDPALSLPKLPRRRNSEKFVLGLNLGSHDPVDGGAPAVFDAALDLARHVLKQGAEIMYVCLHAIDAELGKRLYFALGKPDRFRLLPCNEDVSRVCSQLARCDLVVGQRLHATVLACAQGVANLSLSYQPKCFDFLESIGQSKLAIDTVGVSGGALIERYDWLLAHQDSVEAEIAVACDRFRRLQSTRAREVQSMLFDEHDQQG is encoded by the coding sequence ATGAAAGATTCAATAAGGAAGCCGGTTTTGCAGCTTGACGACGCAAGCGGGCCTTCGCCATCGACCGGCGTTTCCGTGGATAACCAGAATATTCGGGGAACGGGTGCGAAAATGACAGACGCGGTGTTGAAACCGTTGCAGCTGGGTCTGGCGCTCAGAAGACGTTTGGGACGTTGGCGGCGGCTTCATGGAGTGCGTCGCTGGCAAGACTATCAACGTGCGATGACTGGCGAAACAGCTGTTTGCAGTTACATCGGTTGGGTCGGGCACGGTAACGTTGGTGATGACGCGTTGTATGAGGCTTTTCGCGACGTGCTTTTTCCGAAACTGCTCATGACGCTGGAGGACGACGTTTCAGCTCTGTCATGGGTGGCGAGACGCAGGCAGGAAGTCGCGCCAACTCTGCTCGGTGGCGGCACGCTGATTAACGTCATGCCCTATTACGACGCACTCGTTCGTGCGCACAGCAAGGGTGCTCCATTCGCAGTGTTCGGAACGGGCGTCTCTGATTCGACGTTCTGGTCGCGTTTCCCCGAGCATAAGCTGAGAGGCGGCGCGGCACTTTGGCCTGATCTGTTAAGGGAAGCGCGCTACATTGGCGTGCGCGGACCGCGCTCGGCCGAGTCGCTTGATCGTCAAGGCATTCGCAATGTGGAAATTATCGGTGATCCCGCATTGTCACTGCCGAAGCTGCCCCGGCGAAGGAACAGTGAGAAGTTTGTTCTAGGACTTAACCTGGGTAGTCACGATCCGGTCGACGGCGGCGCCCCTGCGGTTTTTGACGCGGCGCTTGATTTGGCTCGTCACGTCCTGAAACAGGGGGCGGAAATCATGTATGTATGCCTTCACGCCATTGACGCGGAACTGGGGAAACGCCTGTATTTTGCATTGGGTAAGCCGGACCGCTTTCGGTTGTTGCCCTGCAATGAGGATGTGAGTCGCGTGTGCTCTCAGCTTGCAAGGTGTGATCTGGTCGTGGGACAGCGGCTCCACGCAACCGTATTGGCCTGCGCGCAAGGCGTGGCAAATTTGTCACTGTCGTATCAACCGAAATGCTTCGATTTTCTTGAATCGATTGGACAATCCAAGCTTGCTATAGATACGGTCGGAGTTAGCGGCGGCGCGCTCATCGAACGATATGACTGGTTGCTTGCGCATCAGGATTCCGTCGAGGCAGAGATTGCCGTTGCTTGCGATCGATTTCGCCGGCTTCAGAGTACTCGAGCACGCGAAGTTCAATCAATGCTTTTTGATGAGCACGACCAGCAAGGTTGA